The Alistipes megaguti sequence TGGGAAGCGACCGGCGCATCTCGGTGGAGGAAGGAAGTCCGTACATTGGTTATTGGATAACGATGAAACAGATCAGTTCGAAATCATCGAGCCCCTTGATCTCGTCGGCGAACAGGCGACCCGGGGCTCCGCTCAGGAAGCTGTCCAGATCGCTCTCGGCCTTGACCTCCACGATGGAGGCGATGGCCTGATTGAGCAGTTCCGAGTAGTGGCGCATCTCGCGGCCGTCGCGGGTGAGGCGGTTGAATTCCCGGCAGAGCGTCGCATCGGGTTCGCTGTGGCCCTTGCACAGGCGGCGAAGCCGGTCGAGCAGCTCTTTGGGGGCAAGGTGGTTGATGACGACGGAGCCCGTTTCCGAAATATAGACCAGATAGAACGGATGAAGGCGGTTCTGGCGGTCGATATTGACCGAGTTGTTGCGGTTTTTCAGAACATAGATGACCCCCGGGGGGCAGTTGTCCGTATGGTTGACGACAGCATGCAGTCCGAAGGGGGTATGTTCGATATCGGGATTCGTCTTCATGTAATCCAGCAGGTCGAGCCGGAATTCATTCAGCCCCAGGTCCATGATGGAGATGCCCGACGACATCTCCTCGATGTCGACCACCTCCGATTGCAGCCGTTTGAGCTGTTCGCGTCGGTATTCCAGGTCGCCCTTCTCCTCGGGTGAAATCGGGTTGTCGTCTCCCGTTGAGGTCAGAACCGACACCTTCATGCGGGCTTCGACACGTCCCTTGAGGTCGATATATTCGTCGAGCGTCATATCCGGCCAGTAGTTGACCAGCTGGATAACGGCGTTGCGCGACCCGATGCGGTTGATTCGTCCGAAGCGCTGGATGATCCGCACGGGATTCCAATGGATGTCGTAGTTGATCAGATAGTCGCAATCCTGCAGATTCTGTCCTTCGGAGATGCAGTCCGTGGCAATGAGCACATCAATCTGTTCGTGGATATCCGGGAAAAGCACCTCTTTCTCCTTCGATATCGGCGAGAAGAGGGTCAGCACGGTGTTGAAATCGAGTTTCTGGCGCAGACGCAGAGTGCTTCGGGCCTCCACATCGCCGGTAACAAGCGCCGTGTGGAGACCTGTCTTTTCGTGAATGCGTTCCGCCAGATTGTTGTACAGATACTCGGCCGTATCGGAAAACGCCGTAAAGACAAGAACCTTCATGTTCCCGTCATTGATCGGGTGTTCGAATTTGTGGCGTAAGTCGGCAATGAGCTGCTGCAACTTGCAATCGTGTTCCGGGGTTATGTCGGCCAGCATGAACAGCAGCAGGTCGAGCGTTTCGAGATCCTCGGAGAGGTATCGCTTCCAGCTGACGTAGTCCATGTCCTTCAACGCGATTTGCGACTTACGGCCTCCAATGAAAAGGCTGTCCTGATCGTCGATATCCAGTCCGGAGGTGAAATCGAAATCGTCGATGGCGGTCGTTTCCGTATCGTGGCTGTCGATTTTCCGGATAGTGGCGTTGATGAAGCTCTGGATACGGGTGAGGGTCAGTCGGAAAGAATTGACCGAACTTTCAAGCCGTTTCAACAGATTGCTGCTCATCAACTGACGCAGACCGCTCTCCCGTCCGGCCATGGTGAGGTTCGCATAGCCCTCCTGCGAGTCGCTTTTGGTGTATTTGGCACGCGAACTGGGCAAGATGAATAGCGAAGGCGTATAGATGGCCAGATTCAGTTGCTGAAGAAGTCCGAATATCTCGTTATAATTGATTGCCCGATCCAGATCGGTCAGGTGAGGCCGACGGGATATCGGAGCAAGCCGCTTCGGGAATTGGCCGATATCGGTCGTATCGTAATATTGCTCGATGTGTTTGCGGCTGCGGGCAATCGTAACGGAGTCGAGGACCTCGAAGAAGTCAAAACTCAACTTGTCGAGCAGCGCTTTGGTTGTGCGTTCGGCCTGTGGCAGACGAACCCAACTGTTGTATGCAGCT is a genomic window containing:
- a CDS encoding helicase-related protein; the protein is MEIINNIDKTLKDDFIEEIKSGSKIAIAASCFSIYAFQELKKQLKDIEELRFIFTSPTFITEKANKQKREFYIPRLNRERNLYGSEFEIKLRNELSQKAIAKECAEWIRRKACFKSNRTNENMMGFANIDNKSYMPIAGFTTVELGCERGNNAYTMVNKLDFPMSQQFLALFDQLWNDTSRMQIVTDEVLDNITNAYKENAPDFLYFVTLYNIFNEFLEDISEDVLPNEATGFKSSIIWNKLYNFQKDACLAIINKLEKYNSCILADSVGLGKTFTALSVIKYYETRNKSVLVLCPKKLYDNWATYRSNYKNNPIAKDRLRYDILFHSDLSRESGKSNGIDLTHINWSNYDLVVIDESHNFRNGGKVSTDENDENPRENRYLQLLNKVIRQGVRTKVLMLSATPVNNRFNDLKNQIALAYEGDAANINSLLNTQNGIDDIFRQAQAAYNSWVRLPQAERTTKALLDKLSFDFFEVLDSVTIARSRKHIEQYYDTTDIGQFPKRLAPISRRPHLTDLDRAINYNEIFGLLQQLNLAIYTPSLFILPSSRAKYTKSDSQEGYANLTMAGRESGLRQLMSSNLLKRLESSVNSFRLTLTRIQSFINATIRKIDSHDTETTAIDDFDFTSGLDIDDQDSLFIGGRKSQIALKDMDYVSWKRYLSEDLETLDLLLFMLADITPEHDCKLQQLIADLRHKFEHPINDGNMKVLVFTAFSDTAEYLYNNLAERIHEKTGLHTALVTGDVEARSTLRLRQKLDFNTVLTLFSPISKEKEVLFPDIHEQIDVLIATDCISEGQNLQDCDYLINYDIHWNPVRIIQRFGRINRIGSRNAVIQLVNYWPDMTLDEYIDLKGRVEARMKVSVLTSTGDDNPISPEEKGDLEYRREQLKRLQSEVVDIEEMSSGISIMDLGLNEFRLDLLDYMKTNPDIEHTPFGLHAVVNHTDNCPPGVIYVLKNRNNSVNIDRQNRLHPFYLVYISETGSVVINHLAPKELLDRLRRLCKGHSEPDATLCREFNRLTRDGREMRHYSELLNQAIASIVEVKAESDLDSFLSGAPGRLFADEIKGLDDFELICFIVIQ